A genomic window from Salvelinus alpinus chromosome 10, SLU_Salpinus.1, whole genome shotgun sequence includes:
- the LOC139532733 gene encoding uncharacterized protein has product MMNLSEENRTVVVSGVPDTLSSSRMADKLVIHFQSSRSHGGDVENVKYPTSFKGVAFVTFENTRDAEMVIRKKQIMCDKEFPQDYPITVYKFTQDVLFYVNAKVDLSIFGDEEQQETVIQSLQSAHRSVRICLLPSQEGKASVEGPFSAVRALREDLLQRATASSSSHPGEKHRAPSSSGYSLTSVAAGNGVSQVSSSHAWEKHRAPSPSSHDHYLSSVVVESRSSRVRSGDGAEVDFRVSSYTWEKKNGAAPSSADHSLSSSVAGGSGASTINQSLEKHRRAAPSSSDHSPSSMASESGESKVVSSSHTLEKYIAPSSQDPSPSSPVAAGTSKVSSGGDVDVEEESTWVDTNIFLYIQRFSKDQFDQCFRNHSVSAVFDDNDMADLTLISLRGGRNSKGLSEVQLTISELTDLVAVWQSTLRIHTIDYRKQDVRERKRLLLICAEVNHLYEDVLYVQKEFSVRVIGPSMSSHLFSECVKHRMDLLDKEDLL; this is encoded by the exons ATGATGAACCTCTCAGAGGAGAACAGGACAGTCGTGGTCTCTGGTGTACCAGACACACTGTCCAGCAGTCGCATGGCAGACAAGCTGGTTATTCACTTCCAGAGCTCCAGAAGCCACGGAGGAGATGTAGAAAACGTCAAGTACCCGACCAGCTTCAAGGGGGTGGCTTTTGTTACATTTGAAAACACCAGAG ATGCTGAGATGGTAATCAGAAAGAAACAGATAATGTGTGACAAGGAGTTCCCTCAAGACTACCCTATCACTGTATACAAATTCACCCAAGAC GTGTTGTTCTACGTGAATGCTAAAGTGGACCTGTCAATCTTCGGTGACGAGGAACAGCAGGAGACCGTGATCCAAAGCTTGCAGTCTGCTCACAGATCAGTGAGGATCTGCCTTCTACCCAGCCAGGAGGGTAAAGCTTCAGTGGAGGGACCCTTCTCTGCCGTCAGGGCCCTGAGAGAGGACCTGCTCCAGCGGGCCACTGCCAGCAGCAGCAGTCACCCAGGGGAGAAGCACAGGGCTCCATCGAGCTCTGGTTACTCCCTGACCTCAGTGGCAGCAGGGAATGGGGTATCCCAGGTCAGCAGCAGTCATGCCTGGGAAAAGCACAGAGCTCCATCTCCATCAAGCCATGATCATTACCTGAGCTCTGTGGTAGTAGAGAGTAGGTCTTCCAGGGTCAGATCTGGTGATGGTGCTGAGGTGGACTTCCGGGTCAGCAGTTACACCTGGGAGAAGAAGAACGGGGCAGCTCCCTCAAGCGCTGATCATTCTCTGTCAAGCTCTGTGGCAGGAGGGAGTGGGGCTTCTACAATAAATCAATCCTTGGAAAAGCACCGCAGGGCAGCTCCATCAAGCTCTGATCATTCTCCGAGCTCCATGGCATCAGAGAGTGGGGAATCCAAGGTTGTCAGCAGCAGTCACACATTAGAGAAGTACATCGCTCCGTCAAGCCAAGATCCATCTCCGTCAAGCCCAGTGGCAGCAGGGACTTCCAAGGTCAGCTCAGGTGGTGATGTTGACGTGGAAGAGGAGTCCACGTGGGTGGACACAAACATATTTCTTTACATTCAGAGATTTTCTAAAGACCAGTTTGACCAATGTTTTAGGAACCACAGTGTGTCAGCTGTGTTCGATGACAATGATATGGCCGACCTGACTCTGATATCGCTGAGAGGAGGACGCAACAGCAAGGGTCTCTCTGAAGTCCAACTGACCATATCAGAGCTGACTGATTTGGTCGCTGTTTGGCAGTCAACCCTGAGAATCCACACTATAGACTATAGAAAGCAGGACGTGCGTGAGAGAAAGAGGCTGCTGCTAATCTGTGCCGAGGTAAACCACCTTTATGAAGACGTTCTGTACGTGCAGAAGGAGTTTAGTGTCCGGGTCATCGGTCCCTCTATGTCCAGTCATCTCTTTAGTGAGTGTGTGAAGCATAGAATGGATCTGCTGGATAAAGAGGACTTGTTGTAG